Proteins found in one Phycodurus eques isolate BA_2022a chromosome 18, UOR_Pequ_1.1, whole genome shotgun sequence genomic segment:
- the LOC133416854 gene encoding steroid hormone receptor ERR2-like, protein MEVSDVRIPDPLCYHNQLLSRMPSEDRHLSSSCESYVKTEPSSPSSSLVDTGGRHSPSGNSDASGGYVNAGAGARSHGLDSPPMFNPGLHGMGGGGACLRRYDDRSGGPADESAVKCEYMLNAIPKRLCLVCGDVASGYHYGVASCEACKAFFKRTIQGNIEYSCPATNECEITKRRRKSCQACRFMKCLKVGMLKEGVRLDRVRGGRQKYKRRMDVENGGYLGLNIPPPAKKPLTKIVSHLLLVEPEKIYAMPDPSVPDGDIKALTTLCDLADRELVVIIGWAKHIPGFSTLSLADQMSLLQSAWMEILVLSIVFRSLACEDELVYAEDYALDEGQARSSGLLDLHVAILPLVRRFKKLRVDKEEFVTLKAIALANSDSMHIENIEAVQRLQDSLHEALQDFEGCQHPEDPRRAGKLLMTLPLLRQTATKAVQHFYSVKMQGKVPMHKLFLEMLEAKA, encoded by the exons ATGGAGGTTTCCGACGTGCGCATCCCCGACCCGCTCTGCTATCATAACCA GCTGCTAAGTCGAATGCCCTCGGAGGACCGCCACCTGTCGTCCAGCTGCGAATCTTACGTGAAAACCGAGCCGTCCAGCCCGTCGTCGTCGCTGGTGGACACGGGCGGCCGCCACAGCCCCAGCGGCAACTCGGACGCCAGCGGCGGGTACGTCAACGCGGGCGCGGGAGCGCGTTCGCACGGCTTGGACTCGCCGCCCATGTTCAACCCCGGCCTGCACGGGATGGGAGGAGGCGGAGCCTGTCTGCGTCGCTACGACGACCGCTCCGGAGGCCCGGCGGACGAGTCGGCCGTCAAGTGCGAGTACATGCTGAACGCCATCCCCAAGAGGTTGTGCCTGGTGTGCGGCGACGTGGCGTCGGGTTACCACTACGGCGTGGCGTCCTGCGAGGCCTGCAAAGCCTTCTTCAAAAGGACCATACAAG GCAACATCGAGTACAGCTGCCCGGCCACCAACGAGTGCGAGATCACCAAACGGAGACGCAAGTCGTGCCAAGCCTGTCGCTTCATGAAGTGTCTCAAAGTGGGCATGTTGAAAGAAG GTGTACGTTTGGACAGGGTGAGAGGGGGCCGTCAGAAGTACAAACGGAGGATGGACGTGGAAAACGGCGGCTACCTCGGTCTCAACATTCCGCCGCCGGCTAAGAAGCCTT TGACCAAAATCGTGTCGCATCTGTTGCTGGTGGAGCCCGAGAAGATCTACGCCATGCCCGACCCCAGCGTGCCCGACGGCGACATCAAGGCCTTGACCACGCTGTGCGACCTGGCCGACCGCGAGCTCGTGGTCATCATCGGCTGGGCCAAACATATCCCAG GCTTCTCCACGCTGTCGCTGGCCGACCAGATGAGCCTCCTGCAGAGCGCCTGGATGGAGATCCTGGTGCTGAGCATCGTGTTCCGCTCGCTGGCCTGCGAGGACGAGCTGGTCTACGCCGAGGACTACGCGCTGGACGAGGGGCAGGCCAGGAGCTCGGGCCTGCTGGACCTGCACGTGGCCATCCTGCCCCTGGTGCGGCGCTTCAAGAAGCTGCGCGTGGACAAGGAGGAGTTCGTCACGCTCAAGGCCATCGCGCTCGCCAACTCGG ACTCCATGCACATCGAGAACATCGAGGCGGTCCAGAGGCTCCAGGATTCCCTCCACGAGGCCCTTCAGGACTTTGAGGGCTGCCAGCACCCGGAGGACCCTCGGCGGGCGGGCAAGCTGCTCATGACGCTGCCCCTCCTGCGGCAGACCGCCACCAAGGCGGTGCAGCACTTCTACAGCGTCAAGATGCAGGGCAAGGTGCCCATGCACAAACTCTTCCTGGAGATGCTCGAGGCCAAGGCTTGA